In the uncultured Methanobacterium sp. genome, one interval contains:
- a CDS encoding copper-translocating P-type ATPase, producing the protein MEHFHQGHEMDHGMKKKTGGHDHHHMITDFKRRFLICLVLTIPVIFLTPMIQHILGIQEIIGFYGDSYVLFFLSSVIYFYGGYPFFKGMYTEFKSRMPGMMTLVAVAITTAYIYSSAVVFGLKGEIFFLELVTLIDIMLLGHWLEMRSVMGASRALQELVKLLPSTAHKIMADGETMEVPLEKLEVGDQVMVKPGEKIPADGQITRGETSIDESMLTGESKPVYKKIENEVIGGSINGDGSIQVEILKTGKDSFLSQVINMVEEAQASKSKTQSLADRFAMYLTIIALTGGLITLLVWLMVTGQDLAFSLERAVTVMVTTCPHALGLAIPLVVAVSTALSARNGLLIRNRTSFEKARNINAIIFDKTGTLTRGEFGVTDVISTDETFDNESILKYAASLEAYSEHPIAKGVAAESHDHLPVENFKSNPGKGVEGIVGGKTVNVVSSGYLKEIGLEFKDERVDELLSQGKTTVFVMVDGQVKGAIALADILRPESRQTIARLKEMGIKCLMITGDKAEVAEWVSHEVGLDQYFAEVLPSDKAKKVKEIQEDGLIVAMTGDGINDAPALAQADVGIAIGAGTDVAIETADIILVRSNPLDALHIIQLARSTYRKMLENLAWGAGYNIFAIPLAAGVLSAYGIILTPAMGAVLMSASTIIVAVNSRFLRMEK; encoded by the coding sequence ATGGAACATTTTCATCAGGGCCATGAAATGGACCACGGAATGAAAAAGAAAACCGGTGGCCATGACCATCACCATATGATCACCGACTTTAAAAGACGTTTTTTGATTTGTTTAGTTTTAACCATCCCTGTAATCTTTTTAACACCAATGATTCAACATATTCTGGGTATCCAAGAGATAATAGGTTTTTATGGAGATTCTTATGTTTTGTTCTTTTTGTCATCTGTAATCTATTTTTACGGTGGATATCCTTTCTTTAAGGGTATGTATACTGAGTTTAAGTCACGAATGCCTGGGATGATGACTCTGGTGGCGGTGGCTATAACCACTGCCTATATTTATAGTAGTGCAGTGGTTTTCGGACTTAAAGGTGAGATTTTCTTCCTGGAACTGGTCACTCTGATTGATATTATGCTTCTGGGGCACTGGCTGGAGATGCGATCAGTTATGGGGGCATCAAGAGCCCTGCAAGAACTGGTAAAACTCCTGCCCTCCACCGCCCATAAAATAATGGCTGACGGGGAGACCATGGAGGTTCCACTGGAAAAATTGGAAGTGGGAGATCAGGTAATGGTTAAACCAGGGGAGAAAATCCCTGCTGATGGTCAGATCACTCGTGGTGAAACCAGTATTGATGAATCCATGCTCACCGGTGAATCAAAACCAGTATACAAAAAGATTGAAAATGAAGTTATTGGGGGATCCATAAATGGAGATGGCTCAATACAGGTAGAAATTCTTAAAACTGGAAAGGACTCATTTCTATCCCAGGTGATAAACATGGTGGAAGAAGCCCAGGCCAGTAAGTCCAAAACTCAAAGCCTTGCCGATCGTTTTGCCATGTATTTAACCATTATAGCACTAACCGGGGGTTTAATAACTTTGCTGGTCTGGCTTATGGTAACTGGGCAGGATCTGGCATTTTCCCTAGAAAGGGCGGTTACCGTGATGGTAACCACATGTCCACACGCACTGGGGCTGGCCATACCCTTGGTGGTGGCGGTTTCAACGGCATTATCTGCCAGAAACGGTTTATTAATAAGAAACAGAACTTCTTTTGAGAAAGCACGTAACATAAATGCTATAATATTCGATAAAACCGGAACATTAACTCGAGGGGAGTTTGGAGTGACTGATGTGATCTCCACTGATGAAACATTTGATAATGAATCAATTTTAAAATATGCAGCATCCCTGGAGGCCTATTCTGAACATCCCATTGCCAAAGGTGTGGCAGCAGAGTCCCATGATCATTTACCGGTGGAAAATTTCAAATCAAACCCTGGTAAGGGTGTAGAAGGGATAGTTGGGGGAAAAACTGTAAATGTGGTCAGTTCCGGATACTTAAAAGAAATAGGGCTTGAATTTAAAGATGAAAGAGTTGATGAATTATTATCCCAGGGAAAAACCACAGTCTTTGTCATGGTTGATGGTCAGGTAAAGGGTGCCATTGCTCTTGCTGATATCCTCCGTCCGGAGTCAAGGCAAACTATTGCACGCCTTAAGGAAATGGGCATCAAGTGTCTCATGATTACAGGAGATAAGGCAGAAGTGGCAGAATGGGTTTCCCATGAAGTGGGTCTGGATCAGTATTTTGCTGAGGTCCTACCCTCGGATAAGGCCAAAAAAGTAAAAGAAATACAGGAAGATGGGTTGATTGTAGCCATGACTGGTGATGGTATCAACGATGCCCCTGCGCTGGCCCAGGCTGATGTGGGAATTGCCATTGGTGCTGGTACTGATGTGGCCATAGAAACAGCAGATATAATACTGGTCCGGAGTAACCCCTTAGATGCTCTTCATATTATACAGCTAGCCCGCTCCACATACCGAAAAATGTTGGAAAACCTGGCTTGGGGAGCAGGTTACAACATATTTGCAATACCTTTGGCAGCGGGTGTTTTATCGGCTTATGGAATCATTTTAACCCCTGCCATGGGAGCCGTGTTGATGTCAGCCAGTACCATAATTGTGGCGGTTAATTCTCGGTTTTTGAGGATGGAAAAGTAG
- a CDS encoding MarR family transcriptional regulator translates to MKDSDTIKAEYNAERMDMEKYILVALFLVQQRWSYVIGRELVEDNITTKQWLMVIVMAHAFQSPPSMQEVADALSTTHQNVKQLATRLEARGFLTIKRDPENRRILRLEVTEECQNYWEKRAPEDIKTINAHFEALDNEEIKSLFHIMAKLEKSSLKLYEKSKG, encoded by the coding sequence ATGAAAGATTCTGACACCATTAAAGCAGAGTACAATGCGGAAAGAATGGACATGGAAAAATATATACTGGTGGCTTTATTCCTGGTTCAGCAGCGATGGAGTTACGTGATTGGTCGAGAATTAGTAGAAGACAATATTACAACCAAACAGTGGCTGATGGTGATTGTAATGGCCCATGCATTCCAGAGTCCACCTTCCATGCAGGAAGTAGCTGATGCCTTGAGCACCACCCACCAGAACGTTAAACAATTAGCCACCCGTCTGGAAGCCCGGGGATTTTTAACCATCAAACGCGACCCTGAAAACCGCCGCATACTGCGCTTAGAAGTAACTGAAGAATGTCAAAATTACTGGGAAAAAAGAGCTCCAGAAGACATTAAAACTATAAATGCTCACTTCGAAGCATTGGACAATGAAGAAATCAAATCATTGTTTCATATAATGGCCAAACTTGAGAAATCATCCCTTAAATTGTACGAAAAATCCAAAGGATGA
- a CDS encoding flavodoxin domain-containing protein: MKALVVYGSRYGTAAEIAQEVARVIKDEGVEVDLEDARGIKDCDVSPYDLVVVGSGIKIGKWTSKSLKFLKDNRSSLANRKVALFVTCGAANEESSRAEGQEKYLDEVAAKNMTNEPLSTGLFGSVYDPEANHGLMFKMVNRSVRKNLEKQGIDPSKRLDYRDWDEIRTWARDLVDKLENDS, translated from the coding sequence ATGAAAGCATTAGTTGTATATGGAAGCAGATACGGAACAGCCGCTGAAATAGCCCAGGAAGTAGCCCGTGTTATTAAAGATGAAGGAGTAGAAGTTGATCTGGAAGATGCACGAGGAATTAAGGATTGTGATGTTTCCCCCTATGACCTGGTGGTGGTGGGGAGTGGAATAAAAATAGGCAAATGGACCAGTAAATCCCTTAAATTCCTTAAAGACAATAGATCTTCCTTAGCAAATAGAAAAGTTGCCCTTTTTGTCACCTGTGGGGCCGCCAATGAAGAAAGTAGCAGAGCTGAAGGTCAGGAAAAATACTTGGATGAAGTGGCGGCCAAAAACATGACAAATGAACCATTATCCACCGGACTCTTTGGCAGTGTTTACGATCCTGAAGCCAACCATGGCCTGATGTTTAAAATGGTTAACCGTTCCGTGAGGAAAAACCTCGAAAAACAGGGCATAGACCCATCTAAACGCCTAGATTACCGTGACTGGGATGAAATAAGAACCTGGGCACGTGATCTGGTTGATAAGTTAGAAAATGATTCATAA
- a CDS encoding flavodoxin domain-containing protein: protein MNAKSILKKMGIGLVIFILLLFAVMGSIIFDAASYTGTGSEKLEANGTAVGSALVVYDPGFSGVAKNTASNISSQLQTYGYNVDVVGIRNSQATNTSNYDVIAVVGPVYMGKVASSVQEYLKTFKPAAGTKVGVFVTGSDPDTANDNALLMKEAVPLPDSSNITVKTVVKGVNADNTKTITFVNTLIK from the coding sequence ATGAATGCAAAAAGTATATTAAAAAAAATGGGAATCGGCCTGGTGATATTTATTTTACTGTTATTTGCAGTTATGGGATCCATTATCTTTGATGCAGCCAGTTACACCGGCACTGGATCAGAAAAACTAGAGGCTAATGGAACTGCAGTGGGAAGCGCTCTGGTTGTGTATGACCCTGGCTTCAGTGGTGTTGCTAAAAACACTGCCAGTAACATTAGCAGTCAGCTGCAGACCTACGGTTATAATGTAGATGTGGTTGGTATTAGAAACTCACAAGCAACCAACACCTCCAATTATGATGTTATTGCTGTTGTTGGACCCGTGTATATGGGTAAAGTTGCTAGTTCCGTTCAAGAGTACCTTAAAACATTCAAACCAGCCGCAGGCACTAAGGTAGGTGTTTTTGTAACTGGAAGTGATCCAGATACTGCCAATGATAATGCGTTACTTATGAAAGAAGCAGTTCCATTACCTGATAGCAGTAATATCACCGTGAAAACCGTGGTAAAAGGAGTAAACGCAGATAACACCAAAACCATTACCTTCGTTAACACTCTAATAAAATAA
- a CDS encoding CDP-alcohol phosphatidyltransferase family protein has protein sequence MSKKSLIPSIVTALRLLVAPVLFYTIMTNQYLGAILILIFAGITDFLDGYLARRLDASSDSGAYLDVISDFILIVLGFAAFVLKGWYDPLILLLIITMFALFLATSSLKKLVYDPVGKYLGAFLMVMLFITLLFPEPLIKTILLVLLVIICLTSIISRFSVVLRRK, from the coding sequence ATGTCAAAAAAATCTCTGATTCCATCCATAGTAACTGCACTTCGATTACTGGTAGCACCGGTATTATTCTACACAATAATGACGAATCAGTACTTAGGAGCTATATTAATACTGATTTTTGCAGGAATCACCGATTTTCTGGATGGGTATCTGGCCCGGAGACTGGATGCATCATCGGATAGTGGGGCTTACCTTGATGTTATATCTGATTTCATCCTGATAGTCCTTGGTTTTGCAGCATTTGTCCTTAAAGGATGGTACGATCCATTAATTCTATTGTTAATCATCACCATGTTTGCACTGTTTTTAGCCACTTCCAGCCTTAAAAAGCTGGTTTACGATCCAGTGGGGAAATACTTAGGTGCCTTCCTCATGGTTATGCTTTTTATAACACTCTTATTCCCTGAACCATTGATAAAAACAATTTTACTTGTTCTATTGGTGATTATATGCCTTACTTCAATAATAAGTAGGTTTTCAGTAGTTTTAAGGCGAAAATAA
- a CDS encoding class I SAM-dependent methyltransferase, with protein sequence MKNNPEWYYNENPVGVDYLDPEIAREYNKEHQKFRNFEDETEDIVQMLGITPEDTVLDFGCGTGGIALNLTKYCKRVIGVDISREMLDILEEKAKKQDITNIETHCAGFLTYNHDQSVKIDKIVSMVALHHLPDFWKSVALLNMAKILKTGGKLYLFDVVFTFNIQDHQKTIGQMINQMENAAGDSMADELKVHIRDEFSTYDWIMEGLLERAGFSIDSVDVKADNIRGYICSKV encoded by the coding sequence ATGAAGAATAACCCAGAATGGTATTACAATGAAAACCCGGTAGGAGTGGATTATTTAGATCCAGAAATAGCCAGAGAATACAATAAAGAACATCAAAAATTCAGGAATTTTGAGGATGAAACCGAAGACATTGTTCAGATGTTAGGAATTACACCAGAGGACACTGTACTGGATTTCGGCTGTGGAACTGGTGGAATTGCATTAAATCTTACAAAATATTGTAAGAGGGTTATTGGTGTGGATATTTCAAGAGAAATGCTGGATATTCTCGAAGAAAAAGCTAAAAAACAGGACATTACCAATATTGAAACTCATTGCGCAGGATTTTTAACCTACAATCATGACCAGTCAGTTAAAATAGATAAAATTGTGTCCATGGTGGCACTTCATCATCTCCCTGATTTCTGGAAATCAGTGGCACTCCTTAACATGGCAAAAATTCTAAAAACAGGGGGAAAACTTTATCTTTTCGATGTTGTATTCACCTTCAATATCCAGGATCATCAAAAAACCATAGGACAGATGATAAACCAGATGGAAAATGCTGCGGGTGATTCAATGGCAGATGAATTAAAGGTCCATATTCGTGATGAATTTAGCACTTATGACTGGATAATGGAAGGTTTACTGGAAAGAGCAGGATTTTCAATTGATTCTGTGGATGTAAAGGCAGATAATATAAGGGGCTATATCTGTTCTAAGGTATGA
- a CDS encoding TMEM175 family protein, with protein MSKNPDSINLWMTTSRIETLVDGIFAIAMTLLVLSIGVPDIASNLSEAAFQQQLWVLWPKLMCYALSFWILAGFWRNNHQQFQFIKRSDPTLITINIFWLLFIALVPFSTEIISEYGGSYITANIIFQLNLLFAGILYYVNWYYSVWKGLVDENLNENTLKLMRDINLILPLCSVLALGLSVYFFAWSSLAYLLSPFLKKMLEKKYLG; from the coding sequence ATGTCAAAAAACCCGGATTCTATTAACTTATGGATGACCACCAGCCGTATTGAAACCCTGGTGGATGGTATATTTGCCATTGCCATGACTCTTTTGGTTTTAAGTATTGGGGTTCCTGATATTGCCAGTAACTTAAGTGAAGCTGCATTCCAACAGCAACTCTGGGTGTTATGGCCTAAATTAATGTGCTATGCTCTTTCTTTCTGGATACTAGCCGGTTTCTGGCGTAATAATCATCAGCAGTTCCAGTTCATTAAACGTTCTGACCCAACTTTGATAACTATTAACATCTTCTGGCTGCTATTCATTGCTCTGGTGCCTTTTTCCACTGAAATAATATCGGAATATGGTGGATCTTACATTACAGCAAACATAATTTTCCAACTCAACCTGTTATTCGCTGGAATTTTATACTATGTGAACTGGTACTATTCTGTTTGGAAAGGATTGGTTGATGAAAATCTTAATGAGAATACACTTAAATTAATGAGGGATATCAATCTTATTTTACCCCTATGTTCGGTCCTTGCTTTAGGGTTATCAGTTTATTTCTTCGCGTGGAGCAGTTTGGCATATCTGCTCAGTCCATTTTTAAAGAAAATGTTGGAAAAAAAATATTTAGGTTAA
- a CDS encoding GyrI-like domain-containing protein, translating into MKIEIKNIPEYQVAFILKKGSYQQIPDTLGKVVGCLMAKNVEIQMPVYGIYYNSPMDVSEEELEWEVGAAFIGELEGETDIQIKVVPQHEAVTTVFKGPYGEAASVYMDLIQYAGKKDYQIAGPVLESYLNDPSEVSQSEALTEIQFPVVKK; encoded by the coding sequence ATGAAAATCGAAATAAAAAACATCCCAGAGTATCAGGTGGCCTTCATCTTAAAGAAAGGAAGTTATCAGCAGATCCCTGATACTTTAGGCAAAGTTGTGGGATGTTTAATGGCCAAAAACGTGGAAATTCAAATGCCAGTCTACGGAATATACTATAACAGTCCTATGGATGTTTCTGAAGAAGAGCTGGAATGGGAAGTTGGAGCGGCCTTCATTGGAGAATTAGAAGGAGAAACTGATATTCAAATAAAGGTTGTCCCTCAGCATGAAGCAGTTACAACTGTGTTTAAAGGACCTTATGGTGAAGCAGCATCAGTTTACATGGATCTCATCCAGTACGCAGGAAAAAAAGACTATCAGATCGCCGGCCCTGTTCTGGAAAGTTATCTTAATGATCCTTCTGAAGTCTCTCAGA